One stretch of Prunus persica cultivar Lovell chromosome G1, Prunus_persica_NCBIv2, whole genome shotgun sequence DNA includes these proteins:
- the LOC109946506 gene encoding uncharacterized protein LOC109946506, translating into MADGSRSRSETERLSQSSQERVRNRFPGHSRTLSEQDPQEERTEQELQQNENSEAENTDETNENFNINENDFCAIDSTDVGIHDAYNEEGGGGVDVHQPRRGRNHNICGNTFYANKGERVGISKVGNKYNNKSSVPFLLGLLALFVIASSFFFYISMVSKQNKK; encoded by the exons ATGGCAG ATGGGTCTCGATCTCGATCTGAAACTGAACGATTGAGCCAGAGCTCTCAGGAGCGGGTAAGAAACCGCTTTCCTGGTCACTCTAGAACGCTTTCTGAACAAGATCCCCAAGAAGAAAGAACTGAACAAGAACTCCAGCAAAACGAAAATAGTGAGGCAGAAAATACTGATGAAACCAACGAGAACTTCAACATTAATGAGAATGATTTCTGCGCAATTGATAGCACAGATGTTGGGATTCACGATGCTTACAACGAagaaggtggaggtggtgttgATGTCCATCAACCAAGGAGGGGTCGAAACCACAACATTTGTGGCAATACATTTTATGCAAACAAAGGCGAGCGTGTTGGGATTAGCAAAGTTGGCAACAAGTACAACAACAAGTCGAGCGTACCATTTCTTCTTGGTCTTCTTGCTCTTTTTGttattgcttcttcttttttcttttatatatcaATGGTGagtaagcaaaacaaaaaatga
- the LOC18791226 gene encoding uncharacterized protein LOC18791226 isoform X1, whose protein sequence is MADGSRTEAEQLNKSPEENSGEESTGERNEQELPENENSETWKIHRNEISSSEATEVGVFDFNNDYRAGYIDGLKARRARNYDIKDNKIHSNKGQRVGIGKFGNNYSMSNVSFFLGGLIILVFAIYNIYSEASGTNKKKI, encoded by the exons ATGGCAG atGGATCTCGAACTGAAGCTGAACAACTGAACAAGAGCCCCGAGGAGAATTCTGGAGAAGAGTCCACTGGAGAAAGAAATGAACAAGAGCTTCCGGAGAACGAAAATAGTGAGACCTGGAAGATTCATAGGAATGAAATCAGCTCATCTGAAGCCACAGAAGTTGGGGTTTTCGACTTCAACAACGACTATCGTGCAGGTTATATTGATGGTCTTAAAGCAAGGAGGGCTCGAAACTACGACATTAAGGACAATAAAATCCATTCAAACAAAGGCCAGCGTGTGGGGATTGGCAAATTTGGCAACAACTACTCCATGTCGAACGTATCATTCTTTCTTGGTGGGcttattattttagtttttgctatatataatatatatagcgAAGCTAGCGGTacgaacaagaagaaaatataa
- the LOC18791226 gene encoding uncharacterized protein LOC18791226 isoform X2 translates to MADGSRTEAEQLNKSPEENSGEESTGERNEQELPENENSETWKIHRNEISSSEATEVGVFDFNNDYRAGYIDGLKARRARNYDIKDNKIHSNKGQRVGIGKFGNNYSMSNVSFFLGGLIILVFAIYNIYSEASGTNKKKI, encoded by the coding sequence atGGATCTCGAACTGAAGCTGAACAACTGAACAAGAGCCCCGAGGAGAATTCTGGAGAAGAGTCCACTGGAGAAAGAAATGAACAAGAGCTTCCGGAGAACGAAAATAGTGAGACCTGGAAGATTCATAGGAATGAAATCAGCTCATCTGAAGCCACAGAAGTTGGGGTTTTCGACTTCAACAACGACTATCGTGCAGGTTATATTGATGGTCTTAAAGCAAGGAGGGCTCGAAACTACGACATTAAGGACAATAAAATCCATTCAAACAAAGGCCAGCGTGTGGGGATTGGCAAATTTGGCAACAACTACTCCATGTCGAACGTATCATTCTTTCTTGGTGGGcttattattttagtttttgctatatataatatatatagcgAAGCTAGCGGTacgaacaagaagaaaatataa